Within the Pagrus major chromosome 4, Pma_NU_1.0 genome, the region ATAGTCACATTATTTCTAAACATAACCTGTTGAcgttgtgtttgtctttgcaaattCACATTTCTGTGCTCACAGAATACGAGCAAAACGAAGCTCAACAGCACAAAGGAATGTCCAGTTTAAACCTCAATTGTACATTTCCAAGAAGTTTATTTCCTTCTGTGATAGTTTGCTGTTGTGCAAGCCTAAACCATGCCAAaactctgttttatttcacattttacttcagctctgaggatttattttgtaAACAGAGTCAGTGTTTGCATATTGCTGCTGACACAACACTGATCCAAACACAATTCATCAGAGAATTCAGTGACATTCGTAAAAGTTTCTGCTGCAAAGAAAATTCAACACTGGGGTTTTCTTgcgcagaaaatggaaacttaTATGTCTTTCGTAAATGTCATATTTATCTAAATTATGGCTTTTCAATATCAAGGATGCCTGTGATGAGCAAATAATCCAGCAATGTGACAATAAGTATATGTGGGGACGAGTGAAAAAGTCagcaaaaacagtcaaatttaaGGCTGGATCTTCTACATTAAAAGTGTTAGCAAGATAAAGCAATCAAtcacacattgttttcacacatgcaaaGGATTAAGTGAAATAGAACAAGGAAGTCACTCCACAAAACATATCACATGTATCACTAAGAACAATATAAATAACCACATTTCCACATGAAATCAACTGTTTCATAAGTGCTACGTTTATTTAATGCCCCTGTTTGTAAGTTAAACTgtagtaaaaatataaatgctgTACAGAAACTTGGCAAATATTTCTAACAAGAGGAGACAACCCCAGTTAAGAAATAGGAGACTACAAAGAATACTGCATAAtgcagaggaaactctccaTACAAGGTTATGATTTCATGGAATTAGAGGAAAAGCTTTATGTCTAAAGAGAATATTTTCCTCAAGACAGTTTAATATTCTGATATATGAAAGAGCCCCTGGCGCTGGCAGGTGAAATCTGAAACCTCTAAATAAAAAGACTTTCTACAAGAAGAGGCTTGAAAGGCTTCATAAAACATTCATGCATATTTTACAAATCACTATGAAATTGTGCAGTCAGATGCATGCTTCGTCTTAAACCATTAACTGTAAATTTCCTTCAAATTTAATTGTAGAAATGTATAAAACTGCTTCATCTGGATGAACATGTTTGCCTTCTGAGGGTGAGAATCGGCTGCTTTGTCACTTTGCTCTTGTTCTAGATTTTAACTCATAGTTATTATCTCGTATTTGTCCTGgacatttttctcctcctgtttttcaGGCTCGGCGTGGTGCAGCTCAATGAAGAGAAAGTAAATGCCAGCTCCAACTGCTCCGCCGACCATGGGCCCTGCCACAGGGATCCACCACCAGCAACCTCCAGCTCTGCAGTGAGGGGGACCCATATACATCAATTATTATGATAGGGTACAAATGACCAATGTTTTCACTATTTACACAACATGCTGCATGAACAGGAAAATCTTTAGGAGCTCAGTCAAGAAAATTAGTCAAGTAAATTAAGATTATTAATCTGAACAGAACGCCAGAGGCTGCATTACAAACTAGTGGCATGGAGAGAGAGCGTTTACAAGGACAGGAGAGTCTGATGTCACGCTCATGACACATGGGGTGTAGAGATGGTTCACATTCGGGTCATCGGACAACACAAGACAGACTGCAGATTAAATAGaacatttgattatttataACTGGGtttaaaagaataattaaaGATTTTGCTAAACATGCTTTTTCGTTTCCTTGCTGCGAGTTCGAagagaagatcgataccactctcatatctaaataaatgtaaggctacagccagcagccagctagcatagcttagcacaaagactagaGGTaggggaaacagttagcctggctctgtccaaaggtaattAAATCTGCCTATAAGCACCTCTTAAACTCACAGATTAACAATGTTATGTTTGTTCTGTATGAAAACCCGAAGCATAAAAAcgcaacatttttgttttgcattgtgaCAGTAACGGACTaatgttatttcatgttgttgtcCCCGTCACTGTAATAAAAGTTTAAAGAAATGAGGATAAAAAACTGTCAAATAGCAACGGTAAAAGaccataaaatcaaaaatagaaATCAAGAAACAGTGCTTCACTgtgatttgtaaaaaaaacaaaattttactgtgaaaataatataacataacgTAATATAACGTAACATAATAATGCAAGCAAGTAATCAAAAGTGTTTTCTTGTATATACCTTGCTTTAcaatgtgctttatttgttgtttcctttgtaaTTTATCTTACCATGATGAACTGTATCTATGCCGACCAACTGTAATGCCTCATGTGTTTTACCATACTTTTTACACTAACCACAGCTGCCAGTAATTTATCGTAAAGATGAAGTttgcaataaaatacaatttttaaaaataaaaataaataaaatttatagTATAGCAGTTCATTTTAAAAGCGTATTAAcagattttcagtttttcttttcatagtAATCAATtgtaaacaaaactgttttcaaCTGTGAAATTTACAGTTGCCAATAAAGCATACCGTAATATCTTTGACACTGTCACCGTAAAAATTCTGGACACCATAGGGACCAATATTTTACCCTAAATtgaacagaattttttttacagtgtatattAGATTTTTGCACCTGCTCATTAGGAGTGGTAACACTCACACACCGACGGCTGTACCTTCCGGAGCAACAAGGggttgcccaaggacacttttgACATGCAGACTGCAGGGGTCTGGGATTGCCCCACCGACCTTCCAATCAGTGGACAACCGCTCTACCTCCCTAACTTGTAATTATGGCTACTCTGATACAAAAACAATGCAGCATAATGACTGCCACTACTgagctgcattatgggaagtgtaggatccaGCTTGCCCCATACTAGACTAGTCACGATATCTAAGCCCTCTGTTGCTTCACTTTTGATCACTGCTTTGGTTTAATCTGTCCCCTAATTAAATAGAAATACAGTATTAACAAGATGCAGTACTCTCTTGAATGAAATCATGTACACTGCCTCTCCAATCTGGATGTTTATGTCTGTATCATCCTACCTGAGGCGAGTTATACGCAGTTATCCCAGATTACAGTAAAGTCTTAAGGAGCTCTGTGTATTAGACCTACTTCATGTGTCCTCATTCTGACTGTGGCCGACCTCAGACAGAGCTGGAGGGAGATTAGAGCCCTGCTGGTCAGTGTGGCCGTTAGGAGCCTTGACTCCCCCAACAGGTGAAAGAGCTTCACTTAACAGAGCTGATATGTGGGCCTGAAAGTAAACAAGCGTCTGAGCGAGTCATCTTTGTCTCCTGTAGGCATTCAGGAAGTAGGCGGCTGGATTATAGACTTTAATCTATTGCCACAGCTAAGATGATCAGGCAAGGAGACAGACAACCAGTGGGTCACATTGACGCCATGTGGACATTGAATGGAGCCAAGTGCCGCCCTTCACACTCAAAGCTAAAAAGGGACGTGATGTACATTAATCCTCAGTCTACATTACACTGCATTTGTAGCTGCTGTATTTATGTCATAAATATAAAAGATTATGTCAGATTTAGCACATACTTTATACATGATAGTAGGGGCTTATGTGTGCGTTAAACCTTTACATTTGTAAAGTCATACAAGCCATCTGGTGATAGTTAAAGCTGTGGTATGGGGACACAGAGCATCAGAATCTGTATCTTTAGCCTCCACCACTTAATATTATGTAATCTTCATGATAAATCAAGAATTCTGCTTTAAAACATCCTTGTATTAAAAATTTTAACTGTTTGTGGTTATACTGCTTTCATATAGACAGCATTATTGTCCAAGCAGTGTTTTGTTCTTAGTTTGACAACCACATATTCATGCCAGCAGTGACGTTCACCGACACTTTGAAGGGCAGGGGTCAATGATAAACTGGGCACTGAGGgcaaagacacaaacagcatgtatctaaacagaaacaacatgtgagagagggaaaaaataattttgcgGGTATTTTGTCCAAAAGTACAAGTATAATTTACAAAAAGTGACGCTAGCTACCATCAAATGAAAAAAGCTGCAATTACTGAGGTTGTACGCCTCTACAGAGTTGTAAGAGGCTTCAGACGGCATCTTTTGAGCTCTTCAAGGACACTCCTATAAACGATTCATCACCTCAACAGAAAACAGGATATTGCTTTCAGCAGAAGTTAGAGAAAAGCGGAAGATACTTTGCTGACACAAACGTGACCTTAAAGGATCTGGAAACTCTGAGCCTGCGGTATCTCATTGGCAGCGTTCATTGGTTACTGTAAAAAGCTGCTCAATGGAAAAGTGCCAAGGGTGGATGAGAACAGCTCCTAAAATGTTCAGAGCTTTGGATATTTAAGAGTGCGACAGTTAACATTATACAGTTTATcattgcacaaaaaaacatgtcaaaaaccGGTATTCAAGCAAACAGGAGGTGCcagaaaatactaaaaataataGTAGAAAAAATCAGCAATTTTccataaaaatacagtatttttttggccttttaatgttttctgtaagGATATTTACAcccatttaaaaatgaaaatacctTTAAATAGAGTCGAACACTGTTATAATACAGATAATCCTGTTTAAAATTGCAGAGGAGTGCTGCTATTAGATATCAGCTATTATTATCTTTTCATCAATACATCAGTATTAATGTCTGTACAGTAgaatattcaaaaaaatacagggaaaatctgtaaaacaaacaggaaaaagtCCTTGAGAGTCTGACCGTATCGTCCTCAGAGCCTGAAAAAGGCGATCAGAGGAATGTGTTCGAACTTTCCAGGGATCACACGACTGTGCCTCAGTGATAATTAAAGAAAGGAGACTCCACTCAGTGATTATCAGGAAGAACAATGGCAACTGATGTCAATATCAACAGAGAATCAATATTTTAGTCCCACACAGGCAATCGAAAGGTCATAAGAGTTTGTTTATACAGCCTTCAAGGTTTTAGAAGTCGGAAATATTCCATAAGAGTACAGTATACAAAGTTAGCTGCTGCGAGCCATTTCGTTTATATACATGTAGCGTGACTGCTTTGTTTGCATTCTTGACAAAGTCCAAATTGAAAGTGCGACAGGGATGCACCTTGTCCTCTCCTGTTTGTAACGTGCAGACAGTATCTCAAATGTACAGCTCTGTGGAATGAGAGTGGCACCTTTGCCGTGTGGTATTATAATTGTTTTGTTCTATTAAACTGCGGTTGCCCTTTTGAGAGGTTGACCTGATCAGGTTATTTTTATCACAAAAAACGAGGAATCCTTTCCTTCTAACAAACACCGAAACTCATAGTTGTAAAGTAGTGACCAAAATATACAATATGACGACATTGAATCAgctaatttatatttttacaatacAACAGTATGTGATGTGAGAGACGTCACTCGCAGTGATGAATCTACAGACAGTTACCACCTGAATCAGCTCTCTTCTCCTTTGGTTCAGTTCATTGTTGAACTGTCCGACTCACAACtatactgttttggttcactctcgcTGTTCTCGTGGCTGCAACAGACAGCTGCTTTCAGAGAAAAGGCTCTAATAAACCCAGTGCTCAGTGTCTGCTCAGCACAGAAATGAAGACAGACAAAGGAAACGACTAACTGGTGAACATagatttagcagctaaagagtcagatatttctctcaggagttggtggagactgaaacagagctaaaagacaCAACTAAATGAATAGCATGTTGTTCCATAACAAGTTTGCAATATTAATGTAAAAGGTGAATTATGCCAATTGCTGTTTTACCAATTTGTCTCCACTTTACGGACATTTAaatctttatatatgtaaaagtaatatttttcATAGTTGCAAATCGGATCAAAATCACAACATCATCACATCTTTTTTAGtataaatttaaaaacacaataaaacataaacataaaaacaaaaccaggaaCAGCTGTGCTGTCTctgagagaagaaaggaagcaAGAGAGGATGAGGAACATACAGCCGTGGCTTTTTGGTAATAAAGCAttcaatatttcatatttatgtgCATGGAATCTCTCCCGGTTCACTTAAATCCCACAGCCCTTTTTCAAAATGCAGGAAATACACGCCTGGTCTTTGAAATATTAATTCAGATTGTcaagagagaagagatggagcTATGCTGCTCTCTGTGTGGGAAAGGAAGAAGCAGCTACTTGGTTAAAATGTTACATCACACATCCACTACATCTCAGGCGCTGGTGAGCGTGAGAGCAGCACTGAATAATGGACTTTTAGCTTGTTCAGACAGGcagcccacaaaacatttcttacTTACGTGTGTGCTTTATGCGTGATAGCAGGCAACTTTTTGTTCCTACTGGGAATGTTCCTATAGTGACTAATTTCCCTGACGTTTCAACATAAGTTTAAACTAGTCAAGTGgtgtaaaagtaagaaaacccCCAGAAACcagaaacattttacaaattgtTCGAAAAAATATTGTGTCACATCTTAAATGCAACAGTTAAGGTTAGCAACGTTTAATCGACTGGTTGACTACTCGTTTCTACATCAGTAAAATTACCTGAATACATCCATGCCCCACCCGGCCACAGCCGTGAAGAAGCGCGGGCCGAGGTCTCGTGCCGGGTTGATTGGATAGCCACAGTTCAGACCCATGGACACTCCGATGGCCATGATGATCAGGCCGATGCACAGAGGCTCCATGCCTTTTGGAGCGCCAATATTCTTCCTGTCGGTGATGGCCAGGATGCACAGGATCAGAGCTCCAGTGGCAATTaccttgaaaacaaaaacatcaggcAATTAGTAAAACATCAGATGTATTTCAAAACATCTAcattgattgttgttgttgttgttgtttttgagttACCTCATCTGCAGTGGTGACCTCTGCCCTGTTATTTTGTCTAAGCTAATTATGCGGCTTCCCCTTTCCCCTGGTTTTAGTCTGTATAAGAAAGCTTTACTATATGGGCCCATATGGCCGTCTTTTAAGAAGATACTACAGAGGTAGATCATTGAATTTTATAATCTTTCACATTTTGAACAAATGCTTAGAAAACAtctataaaaatgtttgattttacagATCTAATTTGAGCACTTAAAGGTATACAGTCTGCCACCCACATGCATATTcccaaatataaaaacacaccgTCAGAACCTGATATTACTCTTAAATTCTCGTCAGGTCAGGTCTCGTCATAACTCTACACAATAACTGAAAGTTAATAATTCATGTTTCTCAGGCTTTGTTTACATTAGCAATGCTTGTAAACATCACCGTAAAACAAGGATTCACTTTGAAATATAAcaatttaagtaaaaaaaaacccaactcaTTAGACCTTTAATTCCCTCACTGCCTTCGCAAATTCGTAAACTAACATCTGCATCTCATACACATCCAGGACGGATGCAAGTTATTTTCAGCATCGGAGAAGGACTGTTCATACATCAGTAAACAACTCACATGTCCACTGATGCTAAAATTCGTACTCATGACTGCACTAAATGCTTCTCTGTATGCTCTGGTGGCTTCCACGCACACACGATCCTGGTGGAAATTATGTCACTGACATCAATAATTCCATTTATATAAGAGGCAAATCCCTCCAAAGCTAATAACAGATAAACgattcaaaacatgttttattgtcatGTTATCAGGAAGTTTCAATAAACTGCAGAAAGTATTATTATCCATGTGGATGTAGTTAGGCTTTTTTATCATATCTGACACTGGTATATATTATAGAATATTTTCTGGGGGAATTACACATAAATTTAAAGTTAGTCTGAAGCCCCACCTGATCAACAAACCCATTCAGGACTGAGAGATGTTTTGCAGGATAAGACGCGAATATGTTGGCAGTGGCATTCACACCAGTAACAACAAATTCTCCATCGGTATATTCCATCAAAGCAtctgtgaaacagaaaacacaatataGATCAGTGACTGTTCATGCAATTACACTAACAAGCTCCTTCTTATATGTGTAGTTTTGACAATAAGTCCGACATAAAAACAATATCCAAATATAACAAGGAAAACACTCTTGAAGCAGAGTGTCAGACTTGTTTGTGTTCCTCAGAAATGCTTTCTAGATAACCTCGTAATCCTGCTAGACAGTTCTCTGTTAGTGATGatgtttacacatttacaccCACCATAATACAACCCATAGACAGCACAGGATCCAGCAAAAGCCCCCAGGAACTGTGCCAGCACGTACACAGGGAACTTCTTCAGAGGTAGCTTCCCAAGGATCACCATGGCCAGAGAGACCGCAGGGTTCACGTGAGCTCCTGCAACAATGCAACCAAAAGAGATGAGCAAAATCAacctaaaacaaaatgaagcgtattttaaaaagaagatgGAAGTGAAAAAAAGTACCAAAATGTTTCTGATCCAAAACATGCCAATTGTTTTCTAAAGTTATCATGATATTTAGTCTatgaaaaatgctgcaaaatgtcCACTGAAGTTCCTAAAGCACCGTACGACCAACAATTCAAAACctaaaaacattcagtttaacaaacatgagacaaagaaaagcagcaaatactgaaatgctgaaaccagcatttatttggtatttttcattgaaaatgactttaaagaGAGCTCCAATGGTTGGTTTTGCACTCGACTGTTATAACTCTGCCAGTCTCCTgttgaaaaacaatcaaaaaccTGGCAGTGAcataacccacaatgcaacttgaatGCTGACAGTGTGCTGAGAGGTTCTGTTGTGCTATGCTAGTAGCGCTTCAAGCTAGAAGTGGCCCACAGAGGTCTGGTaagctcacttctttctaactccactccttttttcatttcttttaagCAATCACAATTGTCTTGGGCGGCGCTAAAGACAGGACACTCCTGCAACATGGCACCGTGGGAAACTTGGTTTGCATGTAGGGAAGAGATACCTTGGATAAAAATGGCTAAACCCCAACAAAAGAGAGGGTAACAACTGCTAGCTTGTTTGTACCATCATCGACCAGGATAGTGTTCGAGTCACTGGAAGagtgacagaagaaaacaaaaaatccactccgagtccttcacaaagaaatccacagtccagcagcattaaacaacataaacaaatagtCCACAGGtttgtataggcaaccgagagagatgTGGAAGGTGTCATTTTTCACGTCGTGTTCCgatccgctcacatatggccaataaaaaagtgatcacaaattgttacatagagcccttttaaaagatttacCATTAAAAAAGTTGgcgattatttttcttttgatcgactaattgattaattgactaatcgttTTAACTCTAAATCAAACGTCAAACATCTGTGTGCATTTTAAAGTCTCTTGTGTCCTCTCTTAAAAGACAAGGTAAACTGAGTTCAGTGGATTAAAACAGTCAGTGACAGGCTGTCTGATCATTTAGCGCCTCTGTTCAAGCTGCTCATTCATTCAAAACGTTTGGGGTATTTTCAAACAAAGAGCACCGGGTTTGTCGGCCTGTTTTCATATACTCCACATTGTCCTTCAGAGGCGTGTTTGAACACATTCCAGCCAAATGTTACTGGGCTGTGATGGCAGTGTGGGGTCATTTATTTAACACTCTGGGATCTTGGCTTTGACCTCGCTGTGGTAACACCACTGGGGGTATCAGCCATGCGCCCATTGTTAATCTCCCCATCCTGTTCACAAACACTGACCACGACAACCAGCCAGACCTGCCTGTCTGAATTGCATCTGACATAATCTGCTTGAATCTGCTTAAGGCACACGTAGACTGCAGGTCATTAGAGTGACCATGATGTGTCACACTTACGGTACACTGTCATCTAAAATCTGAGActacaaagtgaaaacaattgtgttttcttctcctaTGGAGCCGCCCTGCCAGGGAAGCCTAGAAAGCCAGGCTTGTCACACctgacccccctcctctccaGAGACCCATGCCCCAGTAAAGCTCATTAGTCCAATACCTATGATCATCTTCAGAGATGTCGTTGGACAGAAGCTTCCCACTGAGCTGTGGACCCCGGGGCTGAATGGCCCAGTCATGCAGCAAAAGCTCTCCATATATTAACCTCCGTGTCCTCGGGCTTTTCTGCTATTCCTCTGAAGCTTTACAACTCTTCTCATTAAACATGTAGCACAAGTAAGACTGTAACACGAGTCAGAGTGATCACAACAGCCATCATAAACAAGACAGAGATGAAAAGCCTTATTCACTTGTTCACATAAATTCATATATTTTTCATCTCTATCAAACTTGAATTTCTTGCAGAATATTTATAAATCTTttcaaatatacaaaaataaactcACGATTACAGAGGATCTGTGTCATCCTGGGACTTTTTAGTTGGGAATTCTGTATAGCATAGccttttaaaggttttaaaggaacagtttgacattttcctgTAGGAAATACACTTCCTCGGTATCTTGCAGTAGTTTTAACCAGAAGATTTATACCACTCTTATGTTTGTATGATAAATATGTAGCTGAAGCCAGCAGctcgttagcttagcttagcataaaggctggaaacagATGGAAACAGCTTGTTGGCTCTGTCCGAAgataacaaaatccacctaccagcacctctaaagctgagtattcaattaattaaaattaaaaacgaattgatgttttattttacccttttttgtatggattaaacaaatgaatcgtaaccagcccagtcgccaggatataatgcaagcagttaacatttctgcaaaccacagatacgtccagtGCTGACATGTGAACCAAAggtggcatatcacgttcacactATATGCTTATTGGCGGACTTTCAcatcgggaggtggaggggcgTTATTACAgacaacaaggctgccaaacggcagaccgcagtttgagtcacatcagtggatattttaaaggacacctggggacatttccagcaattttgtggtgaccaaaagtgactatttttcatgggaagccggaccatctccatccgtgatcgtggcgaccaaacaggtattttaagtcagaacatgttttcctaaacctgaccaaatgtttttttttgccttaaccTAAGCAGAGCAAAAGCCCAGCACTGTGataaaagagaaatataaaattcaactgaaacaaatgtaaagtgaaGAAatcaacatgaagaaatgtccagtttgaacttatctgtggttttgcacaCAGATACTAGTAGGCTAGCTGTTGTCTCCTGCCTCCTAGCTGTAGCTTCAGATTTAATGGGCAAATATGAGAGATTAACTTTATCACCCAAAATTTTAAACTATACctttaaacatgcaaaaaaacaaaaacaaaaaaaaagcgaTAGTTGAAAGATATTTGATAATTGAATCTAATTTCCAGGGTTGGCAGGTAGGGCCGGCCACCTTCtcacctgggaatgagactcaataatcacCATCTCACAACTTGCACCTTTAAGCTTTTATCACACAGTCAAACGCAACAACATATATATGATCTCTTCTCTCTGATTGTGATGATTATTCACATCCCAACTGTGATGCAAATGACCACACAACAACTCATGAAGCCTGCACAGTGCAACCCTTGATTGCTGATTAATGGACACACACTTTTTTGGCTCAGACAGCCCACGAGAAGCAGTGTGACATTTAACAACAACCTTCCTGTCCCTATCATTACAAGGGATGCACAGAGGACTCCTATTGCTGTAATCCTTGAGgaatgtagcctataatgtcCCATTTGGACATCAGGACACAATATCTTCAGCCCTCAAGCACACTGACACCACTCTTACACTGAAATTCAGACCACTACAGAGGGTTATAAAGCAAGTTATAAATCAAAACCCCATTTTTTTATATTAGTATAGGTAATTCTGACCTTATAGACCAGAAAAGAGGTCCCTTTATGTTAAATGTTCTCTATTATGTAACACTACAAGTCTATACACTCGTCTTTATAGGTCATTTATCTAGATCAGTAAGCTAATGCAATGACATAAGTCATCTGAGATGAGACTACATCGTGATCTTTTCTGCAAAGGTTTTTTCACGTAAAAGCTTTGAAGATGGAGGAAACAGTGACACTGAGTAACCTGGAGGAGAGAGCTGTTGTTGCTGTAAGAGCAAAGAGACGGCCAGAACATCCAAGACCAAAGATCGCATCTCCACCGCAGACAAACACTGAGTGACGACCTTTGTTACCAGCATGTGTGTGAAACTTtcttcagactgaaatatcaaaTAATTATATGTTCGTACTTGTTTTTCTATCACTGAAAAAGCCCAGAGAGTTGAGAGACAAAGCCTCTTTGTCACTTAATAAGTGAATagtctgaaaatgttttcacattttgaaatgttttgtgaaaaacagtttttttccatctgttttgTATCActgtgaactgaatatctttgggttttggtgtTTGCTCGTACAATaaaaagcagaacaaaaaaTGTCTTGGGCATTTTAATGACCAACTGTCtaattgaataataataatgaagagCATAACCTGCAGAATAATGAATAATAGAAATAATCATTTGAAAagtggatgatttaatattgtaATGCACATGAGctgtgtatgtgtcagtgtgCTTCTTTTACCTGACACTCCCCCCGCCATGTAAACAGCCATCATGACTCCCAGAGTGAAACCAACGTGGATGGTCAGGGGCTCCCCGAGAGCCCCTTTACTCAGCACCGTCTGGGCCACTGAACCACATCCAAAGAGCTGGGACACagacaagaacaaaaacacaaagggtGGAGGTAGAAAGActcattgtttttaattattccAATTATAGCCGCCATTAACACTAGCCCTCTTGTCCAACAACAGCCTCCGACTGCCACAGACAATTTGTCCAGCTTGGAGCTCGGAGAAATAATGAATCCCCCCACTTATTAGGTAAAAGGCAGAAGTAAttcagatgaaagaaaaagagggctGTTGTGGAAGCTGCATCACTCCTCTGATCTGGCACCACAGAGGGCTGACAGGTGGAGGGCAGACCAGTCTAGAAACACAGCAACTGTAAAGGAGGCAACTCCTTCAAGAAATGAgaagcaaacacagaaaaacaaaaatgttttgcaaagTGATTAATCATTTGCCTATTTTTTCTCCCCCCATATAACAATAACTTATTATAGTAACAATAATTCAAATGCTCTGTTACTTCTGGGGGAGTtgtgaggaggaaaaacagtCCCACATCAGCCACATCTTGGTCTGATTGTCAGCAGCAAATTACAGCTGAGCACATAAAAGAGAAAAGCTCCAGAATATGCTATCTGTTAATAGAGACATCTGAGAGACAGCAGTCAGAGTCCCCGGAGACCCAGTTTGACACCTTATTAGCATACTGGTTCACAGCTTTAAAGCGGCTGTTTAAGCTGGATGACAGGTGCAGAGGGAGGTACTCACGATCAGGACAAATATCCCCAGAAATTCCGCCAGGAACTCCTTAAAGATGTCCCGCCTCA harbors:
- the aqp9b gene encoding aquaporin-9b, encoding MENESKRKMKERFGLRRDIFKEFLAEFLGIFVLILFGCGSVAQTVLSKGALGEPLTIHVGFTLGVMMAVYMAGGVSGAHVNPAVSLAMVILGKLPLKKFPVYVLAQFLGAFAGSCAVYGLYYDALMEYTDGEFVVTGVNATANIFASYPAKHLSVLNGFVDQVIATGALILCILAITDRKNIGAPKGMEPLCIGLIIMAIGVSMGLNCGYPINPARDLGPRFFTAVAGWGMDVFRAGGCWWWIPVAGPMVGGAVGAGIYFLFIELHHAEPEKQEEKNVQDKYEIITMS